A genomic segment from Apium graveolens cultivar Ventura unplaced genomic scaffold, ASM990537v1 ctg6657, whole genome shotgun sequence encodes:
- the LOC141703450 gene encoding serine carboxypeptidase-like 17: MTKLTITRVILILSTLQINLLELCFSQTVIKTLPGYSGVLPFRLETGYVGLGDEEDLQMFYYFVESERNPSDDPLMIWITGGPGCSSPRTFFYYTGPLKFDYANSYGKLPQLEVNPYSWTKVANVIFVDPPNSGFTYTKSKATYRNSDTLMAATIYEFLIMKWLENHPKFLNNQLYISGVSYSGISVPVMVQNIVNGNEAGNVPRLNIKGYMIGNPLTDRNIDFNARIPYAHQFALLSDELFEASKAHCNGEYIEVNRANGLCLKALAEIDKCLKDLYDQQILEPICIPNMITKTILQLWDGKSSTRNPTIPLPLSQQPPKSWCREDNYRYAIAWTTDRNVQKALHIREGTIEEWVMCNTDHYDIDRNDTDTYSYDIASSIVYHRNLTKNNCRALIYSGDHDLVFPYIGTRKWIRSLGLTVDRTWTPWFVKNQVAGYTETFSQGNYSMTFATVKGAGHTAPAFKPEESLAMVDRWLAQAKL; the protein is encoded by the exons ATGACAAAACTTACAATCACAAGAGTGATTCTGATTCTTAGCACTCTGCAGATAAACCTTCTGGAACTCTGTTTCTCACAGACAGTCATCAAGACACTTCCCGGATATTCCGGCGTATTGCCATTCAGACTCGAAACAGG GTATGTGGGACTAGGAGATGAAGAAGATTTGCAGATGTTTTACTACTTCGTTGAGTCGGAGCGTAATCCGAGCGATGATCCTCTCATGATATGGATCACTGGAGGTCCTGGTTGTTCTTCTCCTCGAACTTTCTTTTATTATACAG GGCCGTTGAAATTTGATTATGCAAACTCATACGGAAAATTACCACAACTAGAGGTAAATCCGTACTCATGGACGAAG GTGGCCAACGTTATATTTGTAGATCCACCTAATTCTGGGTTTACCTATACGAAAAGTAAAGCTACTTACAGAAACAGTGACACCTTGATGGCAGCAACTATCTATGAGTTTCTTATAATGAAG TGGCTTGAGAATCATCCTAAATTTCTCAACAATCAGCTATATATTTCTGGTGTTTCGTACTCTGGCATATCGGTTCCGGTTATGGTTCAGAATATTGTTAATG GCAATGAAGCTGGAAATGTTCCCAGGTTAAATATAAAA GGATACATGATCGGTAACCCTCTAACAGATAGAAACATTGACTTCAATGCAAGGATTCCATATGCTCATCAGTTTGCACTCTTATCTGATGAACTATTTGAGGCAT CAAAAGCACACTGCAATGGCGAATACATAGAAGTGAATCGAGCAAATGGATTATGCCTGAAGGCTCTAGCAGAAATTGATAAG TGCCTGAAGGACCTATATGACCAGCAAATATTGGAGCCAATCTGCATCCCCAACATGATAACCAAGACTATCCTCCAGCTATGGGATGGAAAATCTTCTACAAGGAATCCTACAATTCCACTCCCTTTGTCTCAGCAACCGCCGAAATCATGGTGTCGA GAGGATAATTATCGGTATGCTATTGCTTGGACAACCGACAGAAATGTTCAGAAAGCTCTTCATATACGGGAG GGCACAATAGAAGAGTGGGTGATGTGCAACACAGATCACTATGATATCGATCGAAATGACACTGATACTTACTCATATGATATTGCTAGTAGTATTGTTTATCATCGAAACCTCACCAAAAATAACTGTCGAGCTCTGATATACAG TGGTGACCACGACTTGGTTTTTCCATACATTGGAACCAGAAAATGGATCCGCTCTCTTGGTTTAACAGTTGATAGAACCTGGACACCATGGTTTGTTAAAAATCAAGTAGCAGG TTACACTGAAACTTTTTCGCAAGGCAACTACTCGATGACATTTGCAACGGTTAAG ggTGCTGGTCACACAGCTCCTGCTTTTAAGCCAGAAGAATCATTGGCCATGGTTGATAGGTGGCTGGCTCAGGCTAAGCTTTAG
- the LOC141703452 gene encoding wax ester synthase/diacylglycerol acyltransferase 11-like isoform X2, with protein MIRGKSIKPIFTKNISIEVDGDEELLSPVARLFQAKGLNIPIIYVLGFKTLIDVDAVKSGLNDSFVKHPRFSSLLVTDEKNGGQMSWRRTKVDIHKHVFTPEVDPNMESAEMYVEDYISNLTNTGLDLAKPLWELHVLNVKTSDANATAVLKVHHSVGDGTSFISLLLASSRKASDLESMPSVLKTRQLSTNFWNNRNRFWGLFSATCSMILMVFNTFVDILQFVITALFLKDTDTPIKGVSEHIELSRKRIVHRIVSLHDIKLVKYAMNATINDVLLGITMAALSRYLNGKYGDGLEKEQDTASKKYNHLPANIRLRSSLAVNIRSSPGTSSAEEMMEKDQSKVKWGNLFTFVLVPITIALLDDPLDYVRKAKAVVDRKKLSFEAIFYYSLNRFLLKFFGLKITAAHVYKILSNTTMAFSNIIGPQEEISFYGHHLSYIAPSTYGHPHAFAVHWQSYGEKMIFVLTVDPDVIPDYNNLCADFESSLKLIKDAVTQSGLAVPFHAKT; from the exons ATGATAAGAGGAAAATCCATTAAACCTATCTTCACCAAGAACATTAGTATTGAAGTTGATGGTGATGAAGAGCTGTTAAGCCCGGTTGCAAGGTTGTTTCAGGCAAAGGGATTGAACATTCCAATCATATATGTCTTAGGTTTCAAAACGCTGATCGATGTTGATGCTGTTAAATCCGGGTTAAATGATTCTTTTGTGAAGCACCCTCGTTTCTCCAGTTTGCTG GTAACGGATGAAAAGAATGGTGGGCAAATGAGTTGGAGAAGAACGAAAGTAGACATACATAAGCATGTCTTTACTCCGGAAGTGGATCCCAATATGGAATCAGCTGAAATGTATGTTGAAGATTACATATCAAATCTCACTAATACAGGATTGGATCTTGCAAAGCCATTATGGGAGCTTCATGTTTTAAACGTAAAGACATCGGATGCTAATGCAACTGCAGTACTTAAAGTTCATCATTCAGTCGGGGATGGAACGTCTTTTATATCTCTCCTTTTAGCTAGTAGCAGAAAAGCTTCTGATCTCGAATCAATGCCAAGTGTCCTAAAGACCAGACAATTATCAACAAACTTTTGGAACAATCGTAATAGGTTCTGGGGGCTTTTTTCTGCAACTTGTTCCATGATTCTTATGGTTTTTAACACTTTTGTTGATATTTTGCAATTTGTTATTACTGCTTTGTTCTTGAAAGACACGGACACTCCGATCAAAGGTGTTTCAGAACATATAGAATTGAGTCGTAAAAGAATTGTGCATAGAATCGTCAGCTTACATGATATAAAGCTAGTGAAATATGCAATGAACGCG ACTATTAACGACGTGTTACTAGGAATAACTATGGCTGCCCTATCCCGCTATCTCAATGGAAAATATG GTGATGGGCTTGAGAAGGAACAAGATACAGCTAGCAAAAAGTACAACCACCTGCCTGCAAATATTCGTCTCAGATCATCTTTAGCAGTTAACATCAGATCATCCCCAGGAACCTCG TCGGCAGAAGAGATGATGGAAAAGGATCAGTCGAAAGTAAAGTGGGGTAACTTATTTACTTTTGTTCTTGTTCCGATCACCATTGCCTTGCTAGATGATCCTTTAGATTATGTTCGCAAGGCCAAGGCTGTTGTTGACAGAAAGAAGCTCTCATTTGAAGCTATATTTTACTACTCCCTAAATCGGTTTTTACTCAAGTTTTTCGGACTTAAG ATAACTGCTGCCCACGTGTATAAAATTTTATCAAACACGACAATGGCATTCTCAAATATTATTGGTCCGCAAGAAGAAATCAGTTTCTACGGCCATCACTTGTCGTATATAGCTCCCAGTACCTACGGACATCCACAC GCATTCGCGGTACATTGGCAGAGCTACGGAGAGAAAATGATATTTGTATTAACAGTTGATCCAGATGTGATACCGGATTATAACAATCTTTGTGCAGATTTCGAATCATCACTTAAACTCATCAAGGATGCTGTCACACAAAGCGGATTGGCGGTCCCCTTCCATGCCAAAACCTAG
- the LOC141703452 gene encoding wax ester synthase/diacylglycerol acyltransferase 11-like isoform X1, with product MIRGKSIKPIFTKNISIEVDGDEELLSPVARLFQAKGLNIPIIYVLGFKTLIDVDAVKSGLNDSFVKHPRFSSLLVTDEKNGGQMSWRRTKVDIHKHVFTPEVDPNMESAEMYVEDYISNLTNTGLDLAKPLWELHVLNVKTSDANATAVLKVHHSVGDGTSFISLLLASSRKASDLESMPSVLKTRQLSTNFWNNRNRFWGLFSATCSMILMVFNTFVDILQFVITALFLKDTDTPIKGVSEHIELSRKRIVHRIVSLHDIKLVKYAMNATINDVLLGITMAALSRYLNGKYAPIGDGLEKEQDTASKKYNHLPANIRLRSSLAVNIRSSPGTSSAEEMMEKDQSKVKWGNLFTFVLVPITIALLDDPLDYVRKAKAVVDRKKLSFEAIFYYSLNRFLLKFFGLKITAAHVYKILSNTTMAFSNIIGPQEEISFYGHHLSYIAPSTYGHPHAFAVHWQSYGEKMIFVLTVDPDVIPDYNNLCADFESSLKLIKDAVTQSGLAVPFHAKT from the exons ATGATAAGAGGAAAATCCATTAAACCTATCTTCACCAAGAACATTAGTATTGAAGTTGATGGTGATGAAGAGCTGTTAAGCCCGGTTGCAAGGTTGTTTCAGGCAAAGGGATTGAACATTCCAATCATATATGTCTTAGGTTTCAAAACGCTGATCGATGTTGATGCTGTTAAATCCGGGTTAAATGATTCTTTTGTGAAGCACCCTCGTTTCTCCAGTTTGCTG GTAACGGATGAAAAGAATGGTGGGCAAATGAGTTGGAGAAGAACGAAAGTAGACATACATAAGCATGTCTTTACTCCGGAAGTGGATCCCAATATGGAATCAGCTGAAATGTATGTTGAAGATTACATATCAAATCTCACTAATACAGGATTGGATCTTGCAAAGCCATTATGGGAGCTTCATGTTTTAAACGTAAAGACATCGGATGCTAATGCAACTGCAGTACTTAAAGTTCATCATTCAGTCGGGGATGGAACGTCTTTTATATCTCTCCTTTTAGCTAGTAGCAGAAAAGCTTCTGATCTCGAATCAATGCCAAGTGTCCTAAAGACCAGACAATTATCAACAAACTTTTGGAACAATCGTAATAGGTTCTGGGGGCTTTTTTCTGCAACTTGTTCCATGATTCTTATGGTTTTTAACACTTTTGTTGATATTTTGCAATTTGTTATTACTGCTTTGTTCTTGAAAGACACGGACACTCCGATCAAAGGTGTTTCAGAACATATAGAATTGAGTCGTAAAAGAATTGTGCATAGAATCGTCAGCTTACATGATATAAAGCTAGTGAAATATGCAATGAACGCG ACTATTAACGACGTGTTACTAGGAATAACTATGGCTGCCCTATCCCGCTATCTCAATGGAAAATATG CACCAATAGGTGATGGGCTTGAGAAGGAACAAGATACAGCTAGCAAAAAGTACAACCACCTGCCTGCAAATATTCGTCTCAGATCATCTTTAGCAGTTAACATCAGATCATCCCCAGGAACCTCG TCGGCAGAAGAGATGATGGAAAAGGATCAGTCGAAAGTAAAGTGGGGTAACTTATTTACTTTTGTTCTTGTTCCGATCACCATTGCCTTGCTAGATGATCCTTTAGATTATGTTCGCAAGGCCAAGGCTGTTGTTGACAGAAAGAAGCTCTCATTTGAAGCTATATTTTACTACTCCCTAAATCGGTTTTTACTCAAGTTTTTCGGACTTAAG ATAACTGCTGCCCACGTGTATAAAATTTTATCAAACACGACAATGGCATTCTCAAATATTATTGGTCCGCAAGAAGAAATCAGTTTCTACGGCCATCACTTGTCGTATATAGCTCCCAGTACCTACGGACATCCACAC GCATTCGCGGTACATTGGCAGAGCTACGGAGAGAAAATGATATTTGTATTAACAGTTGATCCAGATGTGATACCGGATTATAACAATCTTTGTGCAGATTTCGAATCATCACTTAAACTCATCAAGGATGCTGTCACACAAAGCGGATTGGCGGTCCCCTTCCATGCCAAAACCTAG